In Montipora capricornis isolate CH-2021 chromosome 4, ASM3666992v2, whole genome shotgun sequence, the DNA window CATCAAAATTTATACCGATTGATCCAAATCGTCCGAAAACTCGAGGCCGTCCACCCAAGCATTTTCACCCTCTTCCGCAGAAAGAAAAAGAGTTGAAAGCAGTTTTACATCAAGTTCTTCCTGAGAAACTGGCTGAATCGTTATCTCCCAAAGGTTCCCGACTAGCGCACTTGTATGGATTACCAAAAACTCACAAGCCTACTCTGAGTATGCGCCCAATTCTGTCAGCCTTAGGGACATACAACTATAAGTTAGCTAAGTGGTTGGAGGAAAAGCTTAAGCCTCTCTCGGTGAATCAATACACTATTGATGATGCTCTTGGTTTCTCTAAAGAAATTCGCAAACATCCTGTCCTTGAAGATGATATACTGGTCTCGTATGACTTAACGTCATTGTTCACAAATGTCCCAGTTCAGGAAACAATCAACATCCTCGTCGATAAAGCCTTCACCGATAATTGGTTCAATTCAACGTATGATCTCAACTTACGGAAGGATCAGTTCACTCAACTTCTCAGAATGGCCTCCACGGGTCAACTTTTCCAGTTTGATGGTCAACTTTACGAACAGTGCGAAGGAGTTGCTATGGGTACTTGGTCCTTTGTTGGCGAACTTGTTTATGTGTCATCTGGAAGAAAGACTATCTGACAATGATTTAATTCCTCCTTTTTACAGGCGGTACGTTGACGATACGCTTGCAATAATGCCTGGACTCGATGTAACTGAAAGTTTCCTCGATGCACTCAATGGACTCCACCCTAGTATTCATTTCACTATGGAACTTTCCAACAATGACTCAATTCCTTTTATTGGAATGTTGATAACAAAGATGGGCAACAAGTTGGAGACCCAGGTCTATCGTAAACCTACGAATACGGGCcttttacttcattttcaaagtcGCACCGATTTGCGCTACAAGAAGTGTCttatcaaaacaatggttcatcGTGCAACGGAATTGTCCTCTACGCATCAAGCATTCGTCGATGAATGTAGGCATCTAAAATCTTTGTTTAATCACCTTGGTTACCCTAGTTCTTTGGTGAATCGTATCATCGACAAATGTGATTATCACTCTACATTAGATGATAAGACAAAACCTGCTGAAACTTTAAGAATCAGCATTCCGTTCAAAGATCAAGTCACAGCGAACATGGTAAAAAGGCAAATGCGCGATCTCAGTTCAAAAATCAGCATTGATGTACAGCCAATCTACACCTGCAAGAAACTTGAGCAGGATCTAAAgcttaaagaaatcaagccacgTATCGTAAATCAGCATAGCGttgtttattgctttaaatgtgatttgTGTGATTCAAATTACGTCGGATATACGACGCGCTATCTgtttcaacgcattgctgatcatcgatattctgccattggtcgCCATCTGAGAGATGCCCATGGGAAAAGGAACATTGACTTACTCAATGAGAGCCAGTttagaatgcttaaaaaatgtacCGGTAGCACGAAATGGGATTGTctcgtttatgaaatgttatacataagaacaataag includes these proteins:
- the LOC138046546 gene encoding uncharacterized protein, producing the protein MPGLDVTESFLDALNGLHPSIHFTMELSNNDSIPFIGMLITKMGNKLETQVYRKPTNTGLLLHFQSRTDLRYKKCLIKTMVHRATELSSTHQAFVDECRHLKSLFNHLGYPSSLVNRIIDKCDYHSTLDDKTKPAETLRISIPFKDQVTANMVKRQMRDLSSKISIDVQPIYTCKKLEQDLKLKEIKPRIVNQHSVVYCFKCDLCDSNYVGYTTRYLFQRIADHRYSAIGRHLRDAHGKRNIDLLNESQFRMLKKCTGSRKRPLKESDWY